The sequence below is a genomic window from Stigmatopora nigra isolate UIUO_SnigA chromosome 16, RoL_Snig_1.1, whole genome shotgun sequence.
TTGGTTCCTTTACGGGTATGACTTCCACTCTTGGTGCCTTTCCCTGGACAGAAAATACACACTTTATAAGATAGGGTGTTTTATGAAGGCAAAAATGACATTGGAAAATGACTCACCATGAGAGATAAACCCCCAGGATGCATAAAGGGATGTAAAAcctttttaggttgtttttgcTCATTCTTAACCTGTCTCCTTGCTCGGATCACCTGGAGgagaaattatatttatatttttttttactattgtcTTGCAATGATTGGTCTGAAATTTCAATCCTTTTCACAAGGCCTGTGTGCGATCAGTGCTTGTTGCACATTGATCCAGCCTTCACAACAGGCTTTTAGCCCCAGCTGTTTGTCTGCTTGGgggttgtcatggagacttaCCTGTAGGGGGTTGGATTTCTTATCGTTGCTAAGGAGGGAAAAGGAACCAACGCGAGatttcctcttgttcttcttcttatttGCTGCTTGAGCCAAGTGTCGTCTGGACCTGTCAGCCTATGGGTAGGGGGGATAGGGGGTGTTGACATAACAATGGGATTTTTGGATGAAAACTCCTACACTTGTCAGAAGCTATTCCATCTTTTGCTCTCTAAGAAAATGCCATTAATACTAGTATTGTGTTTATAGGGCTTGCCCATTAAAGTCGTAAATCGGCTTTGAAAAATGTCATCcggttagattaaaaaaaatatgtatccgCTTCCATACTTGTACCTTAAAGTATAAATCTTTTATTCTTCCAAATTGTGTACTTGCACTCTATATAAATTGTAAATAGAGTTTGttaaaaatccaatttggtGGTAGAATTTGTGTGGTGATAGTAATACTAGTAGTATAGTATACTTTTAAAGAGCATTTCTAGTGATTAACAAGAAGATATCAACAAACCTTTTAAGTGTTTTAGAAATATGTGTTTATAATTGGTGTCAAAGTTTGACTGACATGGAATGTAAACATGCAGCCGTGTCTGGTTTATTAAGAAGTACTCAAAAAGATGAGTCTGAATTTGATGCAGGgccttttttgttaaatgttaaaACAATGTCactctattcattcattttcctagcTGTTTACCCTTACAAGGGTGGCGAAAATCTTTAAGAAAGTCAAACTTGAGTATATGAATGGGCGTGATGGGAGGAAATTTAAATCCTAGATATCTAGCGAATGTGATGTCAAGGCATTTTGTGCAAAGAGCCCATTAGACAAAAACACAGTTTCCAAACCATTtctgtaatttataatttaccTGGATGAAACTGTTGGGAAAGCCCTTGACAGATATTGCTCCAGGAAGGTTAGTGTGACCTAAGTGGGCGTGGCCCCTCCTCTCCAACTGTCTTTTATGCCTGAGTGGAACCTTAAAGAGAAAAGAGTCAATCATTATCGCCATTAAGAACCAAAAtgattgtgtttattttatttttttaatactggaGACATGGGCAGGCTTTTTGCAGGGGTGCAGATATACACAAAGTAATCTTTCCTGGAGTTTTACTGCCCAGAATGACAACCCAATTTAAATCAGAATTTGCATTCCTTGGTTTTATTAACAGACCTGACACCATGCATCCAGTCAAATGGTCATAAACATGCTTTCCTGCATTTCTTATTGATCTGAACATAAACAAGGACAATTTATCGATCCTGCCTGTGTGCCATAACTAATGGCCTGTCAGCATGAAGGAAACAGCTTTCCGGTTTAGACTTTGCGGTTAGTCTCTTATACTAAAACTACAAGTTCTTGGctacattaattcatttttagagCTGAATAAACATAGTATATTTCTTATTTTGATATCACTTCAATGCCTTTAACCTTAGATCAAATACGAATAAAACACTGGCCATGTGCTTATTAGCTGGGCTAATGTGATTACTCTAgaccacctgtgtcaaagtggcggcccgggggccaaatctggcctcccgcatcattttgtgtgggccgggaaagtaaatcatgagtgccgactttctgttttaggatcaaattaaaatgaagagtacagatgtgtattaaatttccggattttcccctttttaaatcaacaattgtaattttttaaatcaaattttctgtgtttttagttcaaaaataatttggttaaatcgaaaaatataatttcaaaaagctaaaataaacattgttttagatctatacaaaactgaatattcaggaattttaatccagttcttttaatccatttataagaaaagaagtctaaatattatatctaaaatggtccggcccacgtgaaatcaagttgacgttaaagcggcccaagaaccaacccgagtctgacacccttgcattaattgtatccatttcttATCACTTTTTCTCCATGTGGAGATTTGGCACGGACACATGCAGCATGTCATTCTGTGTTCCTGAAGAGCCATGAAGCCAGATTGCTCATCTGGGCTCCTCCATGTTTCCATGGTCACACCGCTATGACTTTATTACACTGCAATATGTATCACTGATCTGATCTCAATAGCctcgaataaaaaaaaaaaaaaaacatggagctATTTTGAATTTCATAGTACATGGCAGATTAAAATCAGCAACCAGGCTGCACTTAATTTCATTTTCCTTGTTTCACAGCTGCTGCCTTCCTCACAAAATAGGGCTTTTCCTTAGAGCACTACTACTTGCGTGCAATAAGATGCTTCTAAAAAATGGACATACCTGTTTTTCATGAGCAGGCATCAGTTCTT
It includes:
- the LOC144209779 gene encoding uncharacterized protein LOC144209779, with product MGFTVWLCLLCLQASLLCHALDCSGGSRADLCAKAQTAEEQTGDRALQELMPAHEKQVPLRHKRQLERRGHAHLGHTNLPGAISVKGFPNSFIQADRSRRHLAQAANKKKNKRKSRVGSFSLLSNDKKSNPLQVIRARRQVKNEQKQPKKVLHPFMHPGGLSLMGKAPRVEVIPVKEPTA